Within Candidatus Thorarchaeota archaeon, the genomic segment AGTGGAACCAGGACTAGCCATATCTCTTCAACTTAGAGGAGCATCTTTCAGTCAGAAAGCCATCTTTTCAAGAGCACCAGGTCTTATTCCTCAAAGCACGCCTGAGATGAGATACCTCAAGGACTATCGTAAGGCCCACGGAGTTCCTAAATATTCACGCGACGAGCTAGATGAGATATCTTACGCCCGAGTAGCACTTGCTCGTGAAGAGGACATCCGTCGGGCAATTCACTCTGGTGCGCGGGATCATCAGAAGCTCTTCAACCCCTTTAGAGTAAAAGACATGGGTGTGAGTCTTGACGATCGTGTCGATGCGCTCTATCATGCAGGGCTGGCGGTCAAGGACCGATTCAAGGAAGTTCAAGAAATCTCGATACGCGAGGGTGTTCCCATCAAGACCTTTGAGTGGACCTGGTCCATGTTTACCGAATATCTTGAACGTGAGACCTTCGAACTATGGGGCAAGGCTCTAGATGTTGTTGAGACCCCGGGAAGGGATGGGGGTAAGAATTATCGTTTCAGAGAACCCTACGGTGTGACCTGTCTGTTCACGCCCTATAACTCTCCCTTGGCGCTTGGAATCCTCAGTATCACCTCTTCAATACTTGCTGGCAATGCGACTATTCTGAAACCACCTAGCAAAGTACCTCTCTCCACCATCCTCTTAGGCCGTATCTTTGTGGAGTCATTTGTTGGCAACGGTCTGCCTTTGGGTATGCTCCAAGTACTCACTGGAGGCGGGAAACAGATGATGAGCCGATTTATGAATGATCCACTTGTCCGCGCTCTAGTCTGGTATGGTGACAGCAATACTGGTGTACATCTCTGGTCTCAATCAGTGATGCACCGAATACAGATGGCACCGGAACTCGCAGGCAGTGATGCGTGTCTTGTATGGGGTCGAGATGTGGATCTTGAGTTTGCAGCAAAAATGATTGTGAAGGGGCGATACCTTGGCAGTGGGCAGGCCTGTCTTGCCGTTAAGCGACTGCTCGTGCAGAAGGAATTACATGATGATCTAGTCGCCCTACTAGTAGAAGAGGCTAACAGGCTTCAGGTTGGTCGGCCCTCAGACCCAGCAACCGATCTTCCACCATTAGGGATCACTGCTCTATATCTTCTTGTGGATCAGATGGACGACGCACTGGCAAAAGGGGCACATGTCAAGATTGGTGGGTATCGTTGTGATTTCCAAGGAGACCCCGATCCGGCAGGACTCTTCTACAAGCCAACTGTTCTGACTGAAGTGACTCCAGATATGCGAATCATGACCGAAGAGGTCTTTGCACCAGCCTTACCAGTGATGGCGGTCGATAGTGTTGAAGAGGCGATCTCAATCGCTAATCGATCTCGCTATGGCCTGAGATCATCAATCTTCACAGATGATGTCAATGCTAGGCGCACATGGGTGAAAGAGATAGAGGCCGGGGGAGTCATAATCGGCACAGACCATCTCTATTTCGATCCGTATATGCCACATCTTGGAGGCTATAAGGACTCTGGAGTAATAG encodes:
- a CDS encoding aldehyde dehydrogenase family protein; its protein translation is MELFPILVDGDEVDTGKYIIFPDMDKVIVEPGLAISLQLRGASFSQKAIFSRAPGLIPQSTPEMRYLKDYRKAHGVPKYSRDELDEISYARVALAREEDIRRAIHSGARDHQKLFNPFRVKDMGVSLDDRVDALYHAGLAVKDRFKEVQEISIREGVPIKTFEWTWSMFTEYLERETFELWGKALDVVETPGRDGGKNYRFREPYGVTCLFTPYNSPLALGILSITSSILAGNATILKPPSKVPLSTILLGRIFVESFVGNGLPLGMLQVLTGGGKQMMSRFMNDPLVRALVWYGDSNTGVHLWSQSVMHRIQMAPELAGSDACLVWGRDVDLEFAAKMIVKGRYLGSGQACLAVKRLLVQKELHDDLVALLVEEANRLQVGRPSDPATDLPPLGITALYLLVDQMDDALAKGAHVKIGGYRCDFQGDPDPAGLFYKPTVLTEVTPDMRIMTEEVFAPALPVMAVDSVEEAISIANRSRYGLRSSIFTDDVNARRTWVKEIEAGGVIIGTDHLYFDPYMPHLGGYKDSGVIGAKYFPEMLTRMKYVHVGPSVEF